One Scophthalmus maximus strain ysfricsl-2021 chromosome 1, ASM2237912v1, whole genome shotgun sequence genomic region harbors:
- the lmtk3 gene encoding uncharacterized protein lmtk3 isoform X2 translates to MRPHCWVMVALAGIMSYLSPERALGAPQREVSQSRAASLSPPPYVVIIISCSGLVSFVLLLLTCLCCKKGGVGFNEFDNADGEECSGGSSPIQEDSLSSCPSLPEVYTLPVRDRPTCPALQDGADSKSQCFNRHTLNYLQEIGNGWFGKVILAEVLCDCSSSQAVVKELRVSASPLEQRKFLAESEPYRLEKLLKPGSLKHPNILQCLGQCSESIPFLLVMEFCQLGDLKRYLRAQRKLDGMTPDLPTRDLLTIQRMAFEITSGLLHLHENNYIHSDLALRNCLLTSDLTVRIGDYGLSHNHYKEDYYLTPDKLWIPLRWIAPELLEEYRGSLIVTDQTKTSNVWSLGVVIWELFEFGSQPHRHLSDEEVLTFVIRERQITLAQPRLKLSHADYWYEIMQSCWLPPSQRPSVAEIFLLLSSLLAAERGMARGSVGEEDEEDEEYEEGRARRGESEESFERRWDLLRPPAFQTAAHDRQREREYGREDRDNSYPMLDPVGNCITPSSSELDDILTVTETSKGLNFEYFWEKAHARRGYKPLPPPQPIPTVINNHRQSLDTPTVVPVISARSPSLASEYYIRLEEHTPQDKSPTLRGKAQSSFRSDSICPGDMELVEIRSGMLGKERIPYCSSDKCGKGLQTIRSSEVQLQVPNTGVAEFRDTSCRVTDFSVVDLGDDDEEEKTKGSVGDKKSSTISQAPVLPPKPRSMSMSSANHHHSRPLPAPPLGYRGLPHYSISGKIKTDPHHMSSCPPSAFDHLGFHRSRQTLPPSPSLSPSLPPSSHPIYPQPPQMCPPPLPPHSKTQRNCPSYNTTDTYSRYSKPQMQRSYRDPLSCDLSDRDSATRHAAPLHNSKETSHTRAKSFDSPVRRENPLRPIYRNLPRPQPTNHQTERQSSSSPTYSDEDDSPFMSPERPSGGTTVTHSSLSEDADPATAELFFRGMKRTQSRLDTILPAIWKEDSELQAERVAAAKKSPMHLFLTEISTVTESSESKSEASWEGEKEEKRDGERWGNFVLPNRGMRRSQSLITELGSAGQSWGAEKHINRTGDEGDYTVTKESFQGELFLTEIDTGKMDTDVEGGSESDTVKYLYPAGSRLQPYVGTPGLPSYTEAEEAYSKGIRRSRSLLSEITISNQESDLKQTEKEPRRTEMTREEFLKEIQSAETFLTEIISRQNAASNRKEGESSYSPTPLSPEYESICIDPNSTQTISFQSETSIRASSKGKDDTQTEAIYAQVTKRAKKSEIKVSIRPDIPILHIGSNKQNLKLDSQGNNADHCQSDEFVFSEIMPKNGLLHNQTLACQKEEECADGPALPARGEQTDPSEESLIESVIESNTVTLHENQSLFTNKANTQKAAVIGNGEIMKEGLQVTSPEKGNQMSGKTDTTSYDPEKEENQTDEVSVENIIAADLENIDHSPEKYCKIAQKAATPTTTPTTPDWDPSSEVSLATPTDSVLSPMTSSSADCLTPSDSWTGGGGGMGSSGWRALGNETPHRDSAYFSDSDWEGDGMSRRSSEGLTATRPSSGRGGDRGILMGIEEKTEEEGELGEKSPLRNSVQMLVKKTEAEETVMTCEEKGIYYKDILGKGLESTHRDDSGIFNNESKKSTFLCDDPQAKDCVDLIDTLFSNLDDEPLKGLPHSGGYALDNHYTDGIISQITDCRYQDSADNDFNLRSKSLAESNVVIKSVSGSQSKDSMLSMEDHTSVSEIDIDHSALNSLKYGNVTVETVAPSKVANGESRMSQLYSIQTSNAILTDEMPSVTEPSVDGNSVNDEVSGLTCLWAQECAEEPERREDRSGLDHNELGLRNLCCSESSEDKKITTETEKQLAAAEMSNAMKEKSPLRGAASGMDSANNVDKDCEGLDVKTKELWRAMEEDEETPGPDVVRGEFDCHRFLQSGDLRLWPDENDQWASPEKRCQDVELRSEFFSGFGNKAWEVGDRLVVGQEFWETEENDELAGSEPHPVVFDGCEEMWNDETQGITGHLSVKEKMDPEDSDTQQAARAVQIQQEENIENLREIDSFNKEPKREISAIEVENMEIPEQETLEQRERQILSCTETVMDREGRLDSTETEENQNFNRWHQNHLCMILKEEQASTEHVDEEEGSDLESNLSLEDKSAHISICISEAPCVNSSDLENVEPDSDLEAEVRPQLSRRYIEDRISIMNEEEDRTLNLNPISSPCDLDVQEEIDPQVDNFSSVDFPSPPPSIDLDVQDDRLESLDDSFPSPPLSVIEAEEFISHINLEDFIASTDTEPYISSAHNKDVSQPPLQESPHATTQSQGILANLNLPTVHITMHDESNLTSNSENQDEHDNLFQKTSPSTPSLPQAPPNNLPELLISEWKDLDEEPLEDFEKLEQLCCISGDEEGTLGELFLGNLELLESLKKAPDQRGGSAGYRERSEEICDSCSPEGSRVDLKEDGISDNSDKLRESALPMILDSQDRLSPHKDSNDVLRSSGQTSDVKDQGSLSKMTTKNGLMMQVCEERLQFSLSENVKTNVLWGATVKDTVMLRPWGEQITESNELATVNEQKEDESQEEQKTVPSIQPHIDSDKNDAESLTVIEQPEVTTPQPTGNQAMKAKLARLSLALPPLALTLPLTPTGKGGFGDGPIGNRIGRRRGLSSGSDLDDDEEDEQEDESSRRVIVVTETDVDKRVGLRSLLKSPKEPMDREKDRGRNVSFFDDVTIYLFDQETPTNELSSSAPTSPAPVSVKSTKLDLRGTNIKSKESKRKEDLSYKPRSPVGAKPASSSRFTVSPANDPHLV, encoded by the exons ATGCGGCCACACTGCTGGGTGATGGTGGCGCTGGCGGGCATCATGTCGTACCTCAGCCCGGAGAGAGCGCTCGGAGCCCCGCAGAGGGAAG TTTCTCAGTCCAGGGCTGCATCCCTGTCTCCTCCACCCTATGtggtcatcatcatctcttGCTCGGGGCTCGTCTCTTTTGTCCTGTTGCTCCTCACCTGCCTGTGCTGTAAAAAAGGAGGAGTGGGATTCAAT gagTTTGACAATGCCGACGGGGAGGAATGCTCTGGAGGCTCCAGTCCCATTCAGGAGGACAGCCTGTCGTcgtgtccctccctccctgaggTTTACACCTTACCAGTCAGAGACAGGCCCACCTGCCCCGCCCTGCAGGATGGAGCAG acTCCAAGTCTCAGTGCTTCAACAGACACACTTTAAACTACCTGCAGGAGATAGGGAATGGCTGGTTTGGAAAG GTGATCCTGGCTGAAGTGCTGTGTGACTGCAGCTCCTCTCAGGCCGTGGTGAAGGAGCTGCGCGTCAGTGCCAGCCCTCTGGAGCAGAGAAAGTTCTTGGCCGAGTCGGAGCCGTACAGGTTGGAGAAACTGCTGAAGCCCGG GAGCCTGAAACATCCTAACATCCTCCAGTGTTTGGGGCAGTGCAGTGAGAGCATTCCTTTCCTTCTGGTTATGGAGTTCTGTCAGCTG GGCGACCTGAAGAGGTATCTGCGAGCCCAGCGCAAGTTAGATGGGATGACTCCAGACTTGCCAACACGGGATTTGCTGACCATCCAGAGAATGGCTTTTGAGATTACCTCGGGCCTGCTGCATCTCCATGAAAACAACTACATCCACAG TGATTTGGCTTTAAGAAACTgcctgctgacctctgacctcactgtGAGGATCGGCGACTACGGCCTTTCACACAACCATTACAAG GAGGACTATTACCTAACTCCAGACAAGCTATGGATCCCACTACGCTGGATTGCTcctgagctgctggaggaatACAGAGGATCTCTTATTGTTACTGACCAGACCAAGACCAGCAATGTGTG gTCCTTGGGCGTGGTGATATGGGAGCTGTTTGAATTCGGCTCTCAGCCCCACAGACACCTAAGTGACGAAGAGGTGCTGACCTTTGTTATTAGGGAGAGACAGATCACATTGGCCCAGCCCAGACTCAAACTCTCCCATGCGGACTACTG GTATGAGATCATGCAGTCCTGCTGGCTACCTCCATCTCAACGCCCTTCTGTAGCTGAgatattcctcctcctctcctccctgctggcTGCTGAGCGAGGAATGGCCAGGGGGAGTGTCggggaagaggatgaagaggacgaggagTATGAGGAGGGCAGAGCAAGGAGAGGCGAGAGTGAGGAGTCGTTTGAAAGACGCTGGGACTTACTACGTCCACCTGCCTTCCAAACGGCAGCACACGACCggcaaagggagagagagtatGGCAGGGAAGACAGAGACAACTCCTACCCCATGCTGGACCCTGTGGGGAACTGTATCACTCCGTCCTCATCTGAACTGGATGACATCCTGACAGTCACTGAAACCAGCAAAGGCTTGAACTTTGAGTATTTCTGGGAGAAGGCTCATGCCAGACGAGGCTACAAGCCCCTTCCACCTCCCCAACCAATCCCTACTGTGATTAATAACCACAGACAGTCTTTGGACACTCCTACTGTGGTCCCTGTTATAAGTGCTCGCAGTCCCTCCCTCGCCAGCGAGTACTACATCAGGTTAGAGGAGCACACTCCCCAGGACAAGTCGCCAACTCTTAGAGGGAAGGCACAGTCCTCTTTCCGTTCTGACTCGATTTGCCCTGGAGACATGGAGCTGGTGGAGATTCGCAGTGGGATGTTAGGTAAAGAGCGCATCCCTTATTGTTCCTCTGACAAGTGTGGAAAGGGGCTCCAGACCATCAGATCCAGTGAGGTTCAGCTCCAGGTGCCCAACACAGGTGTGGCAGAGTTCAGAGACACTTCCTGCAGAGTGACGGACTTCTCTGTAGTGGATTTaggggatgatgatgaagaggagaagacgaaGGGCAGCGTTGGAGATAAAAAATCCTCAACAATTTCCCAAGCCCCAGTCCTCCCTCCCAAGCCTCGCTCTATGTCCATGTCATCAGCCAACCACCATCACTCACgccccctccccgcccctccACTTGGATATAGAGGACTGCCTCACTACAGCATTAGCGGAAAAATCAAGACAGACCCCCATCACATGAGCAGCTGCCCACCTTCTGCTTTTGACCACTTGGGGTTCCATCGTTCCCGACAGACTCTTCCCCCATCACCATCCCtatccccttccctccccccaTCGAGCCATCCAATTTACCCTCAACCTCCTCAAATGTGTCCTCCACCTCTACCTCCCCActccaaaacacaaagaaactgcCCCAGCTACAACACAACTGACACTTACTCAAGATACAGTAAGCCGCAGATGCAGAGATCTTATAGAGACCCACTATCCTGTGACTTGTCTGATAGAGACAGCGCAACCAGGCATGCTGCACCATTGCACAACTCCAAGGAGACTTCTCATACACGTGCAAAAAGCTTTGACTCCCCTGTTCGTCGAGAAAACCCTTTGCGCCCGATTTACCGCAATCTACCCCGCCCTCAGCCCACAAACCATCAGACTGAACGTCAGTCTTCATCTAGCCCCACCTACTCTGATGAGGATGACTCTCCCTTCATGTCTCCTGAGAGACCCAGCGGTGGGACTACGGTCACTCACTCCAGCCTATCTGAAGATGCAGACCCAGCCACTGCAGAGCTCTTCTTCAGGGGAATGAAAAGGACTCAGTCACGGCTTGACACCATCCTGCCTGCCATTTGGAAGGAAGATTCTGAACTTCAGGCAGAACGTGTAGCTGCAGCCAAAAAATCCCCCATGCATCTGTTTCTGACAGAGATATCTACGGTGACAGAGTCTAGTGAGTCCAAGTCAGAGGCTTcatgggagggagagaaggaggagaaacgggatggagagagatgggggaacTTTGTGCTCCCCAACAGAGGGATGCGCCGTTCCCAGTCGCTGATTACAGAGCTGGGCTCAGCGGGGCAGTCATGGGGGGCAGAAAAACATATCAACAGGACAGGAGATGAGGGGGACTATACAGTTACTAAAGAATCATTTCAGGGGGAACTTTTCCTCACAGAGATTGATACAGGAAAGATGGACACAGATGTGGAGGGAGGATCAGAAAGTGACACAGTGAAATACCTCTATCCGGCAGGATCCAGATTGCAACCCTACGTCGGCACTCCAGGCCTCCCCTCATACactgaggctgaggaggctTATTCAAAGGGTATACGGAGGTCCCGTTCTCTGCTCTCTGAGATCACCATCAGCAACCAGGAGTCCGATCTTAAGCAGACTGAGAAGGAGCCACGGAGAACTGAAATGACTAGGGAGGAGTTCCTGAAGGAGATCCAGTCAGCAGAGACCTTTTTGACTGAAATAATATCAAGACAAAATGCTGCATCAAACAGGAAAGAAGGCGAATCGTCTTACTCCCCTACTCCACTATCACCTGAATATGAGTCCATATGCATTGACCCAAACTCCACTCAGACCATTAGTTTTCAGTCAGAGACCTCCATACGAGCATCCAGCAAAGGCAAAGACGATACACAAACTGAGGCCATCTATGCCCAAGTGACCAAGCGTGCTAAAAAGAGTGAGATAAAGGTTTCTATCAGACCCGACATCCCAATCCTTCACATAggatcaaacaaacaaaatctcaaACTGGACAGCCAAGGAAACAATGCTGACCACTGCCAATCTGATGAGTTCGTGTTTTCAGAAATAATGCCCAAAAACGGTCTACTCCACAACCAAACACTTGCATGTCAGAAAGAAGAGGAGTGTGCCGATGGCCCTGCCTTACCTGCTAGAGGAGAGCAAACAGATCCTTCAGAGGAATCTCTTATTGAGAGTGTTATAGAATCCAACACTGTAACACTGCATGAGAACCAATCGCTTTTTACAAACAAAGCAAATACTCAAAAGGCTGCCGTCATAGGGAATGGAGAGATAATGAAAGAAGGCCTACAGGTCACTAGTCCTGAGAAAGGAAATCAAATGTCTGGAAAGACTGATACCACATCATATGACCCTGAGAAAGAAGAGAACCAAACTGATGAAGTTTCTGTTGAAAACATCATAGCAGCTGATTTGGAGAACATTGATCATAGTCcagaaaaatactgtaaaattgCCCAAAAGGCAGCCACTCCTACCACCACACCAACCACTCCCGACTGGGACCCATCCTCTGAAGTGTCACTTGCCACCCCCACTGACTCGGTCCTGTCACCTATGACTTCCAGCTCAGCCGACTGCCTCACACCTAGTGATTcatggacaggaggaggaggaggaatgggaaGCAGCGGGTGGCGAGCTCTGGGAAATGAAACACCACATCGAGACTCTGCCTATTTCTCAGACAGTGACTGGGAGGGGGACGGgatgagcaggaggagcagtgaAGGACTTACTGCCACTAGGCCGAGCAGTGGTCGAGGAGGGGATCGGGGAATACTGATGGGGATTGAGGAAAAAAccgaggaagagggagagctgGGGGAAAAGAGTCCTTTGAGAAATAGTGTACAGATGTTagttaaaaaaactgaagcTGAAGAAACTGTCATGACATGTGAAGAGAAGGGTATCTATTACAAAGATATTCTAGGCAAAGGGTTGGAGTCAACACACAGAGATGACTCTGGCATTTTCAACAATGAAAGCAAGAAGTCAACTTTTCTGTGTGATGATCCCCAGGCAAAGGACTGTGTTGACCTAATTGATACGTTGTTTTCTAACTTAGATGATGAGCCACTAAAAGGGCTGCCACACAGTGGTGGGTATGCGTTAGACAACCACTACACAGATGGCATCATCTCTCAGATAACAGATTGCAGATACCAGGACTCTGCAGATAACGACTTCAATCTACGATCCAAAAGTCTTGCTGAGTCAAATGTTGTGATCAAGTCTGTATCTGGCAGTCAATCGAAAGACAGCATGTTAAGCATGGAAGATCACACAAGTGTCTCAGAGATAGATATTGATCACTCTGCACTAAATTCCCTCAAATATGGAAATGTCACTGTGGAAACAGTGGCACCATCCAAAGTTGCCAACGGAGAGTCCAGAATGTCTCAACTGTACAGCATTCAAACCAGTAATGCCATACTCACAGATGAAATGCCGTCAGTGACTGAGCCAAGTGTTGATGGGAACTCTGTCAATGATGAAGTTAGTGGACTGACATGTCTTTGGGCTCAGGAGTGTGCTGAAGAACCTGAGAGACGTGAAGACAGGTCTGGTCTAGACCACAATGAGTTGGGCCTGAGAAACCTCTGCTGCTCAGAAAGCAGTGAGGACAAGAAGATCACAACAGAGACGGAGAAACAGCTGGCTGCTGCAGAGATGAGTAACGCCATGAAGGAAAAGTCGCCACTGAGAGGAGCAGCAAGTGGAATGGATTCAGCCAACAATGTGGATAAAGATTGCGAGGGGCTGGATGTGAAAACGAAAGAGCTATGGAGAGCtatggaggaggatgaagaaacaCCAGGACCTGATGTAGTTAGAGGGGAGTTCGACTGCCACCGTTTTTTACAATCAGGGGACTTGCGCTTATGGCCTGATGAAAATGACCAGTGGGCCTCTCCCGAAAAGAGGTGCCAAGATGTGGAGCTAAGATCTGAGTTTTTCTCTGGCTTCGGTAATAAGGCATGGGAGGTGGGGGATAGACTTGTAGTGGGTCAGGAGTTTTGGGAGACTGAAGAAAATGATGAACTTGCAGGAAGTGAACCCCACCCTGTTGTCTTTGATGGTTGTGAAGAAATGTGGAATGATGAAACACAAGGAATAACTGGTCATCTCAGCGTGAAGGAAAAAATGGATCCTGAAGACAGTGATACCCAACAGGCTGCCCGAGCAGTACAAATACAACAGGAGGAAAATATTGAGAATCTGAGAGAAATTGACAGTTTTAACAAGGAGCCAAAAAGAGAAATCTCTGCTATTGAAGTTGAGAACATGGAAATTCCAGAGCAGGAGACCTTGGaacaaagagagaggcagatTTTATCATGCACAGAGACAGTCATGGACAGGGAAGGTCGGCTAGATTCCACggagacagaggaaaatcaaaatTTTAACAGATGGCATCAGAATCACCTCTGCATGATCCTAAAGGAAGAGCAGGCATCAACTGAACATGTTGACGAAGAAGAAGGTTCTGATTTAGAAAGCAACTTAAGTCTAGAGGATAAAAGTGCTCATATATCTATTTGCATCAGTGAAGCTCCTTGTGTGAACTCTTCAGACCTGGAAAATGTTGAACCAGACTCGGATTTAGAGGCTGAAGTGAGACCACAGCTTTCAAGGCGATACATAGAAGATAGAATCAGCATTATGAacgaagaggaggacaggactCTTAATTTAAATCCCATCTCTTCTCCTTGTGACCTTGATGTACAGGAGGAGATAGATCCACAGGTAGACAATTTCAGCTCTGTAGATTTTCCAAGTCCTCCACCAAGCATAGACCTTGATGTGCAAGATGATAGATTGGAGAGTTTAGACGACTCTTTTCCTAGTCCACCGCTATCTGTTATCGAGGCAGAGGAGTTCATTAGTCACATTAATCTAGAAGACTTTATTGCAAGCACTGACACAGAGCCGTATATTTCCTCAGCTCATAACAAAGATGTGTCACAGCCTCCTCTGCAAGAATCCCCACATGCTACAACTCAGAGTCAAGGGATCTTAGCCAATCTGAACCTCCCCACTGTGCATATAACAATGCATGATGAGAGCAACCTTACATCCAACAGTGAAAATCAGGATGAACATGATAACCTTTTCCAGAAAACATCACCTTCCACCCCATCTTTACCCCAAGCTCCACCCAACAATCTCCCAGAATTATTGATTTCTGAGTGGAAAGATTTAGACGAGGAGCCCTTGGAGGACTTTGAAAAACTGGAACAGTTGTGCTGCATAtctggggatgaggagggaacTCTGGGGGAGCTTTTCTTGGGGAACCTAGAGCTCCTGGAATCTTTGAAGAAAGCACCTGATCAGAGAGGTGGCAGTGCTGGGTACAGGGAGAGAAGTGAGGAGATATGTGACTCCTGTTCTCCTGAGGGGAGCAGAGTGGATCTGAAGGAGGACGGAATCTCTGATAACTCTGATAAGCTCAGGGAGTCTGCACTTCCCATGATCCTGGATTCCCAAGACAGACTGTCACCTCACAAGGACAGCAATGATGTGCTGAGATCATCAGGCCAGACATCTGACGTCAAAGACCAGGGATCACTTTCTAAGATGACAACAAAAAATGGCCTAATGATGCAG gtgtgtgaggagaggctgcagttctctctcagtgaaaatgtgaaaaccaaTGTACTTTGGGGAGCGACCGTTAAAGACACTGTAATGCTACGGCCCTGGGGGGAACAAATCACAGAGAGCAATGAGCTGGCCACTGTGAATGAGCAGAAAGAGGATGAAAG TCAGGAGGAGCAGAAAACTGTTCCCAGCATTCAGCCTCACATTGACTCTGACAAAAATGATGCTGAGTCGCTCACTGTGATTGAACAACCTGAGGTCACAACACCTCAGCCCACTGGAAACCAGGCAATGAAAG CAAAACTTGCTCGTCTgtctctcgccctccctcctcttgctctgactctccccctcacccccaccgGCAAAGGAGGATTTGGGGATGGGCCGATCGGAAATCGAATCGGAAGGCGGAGAGGCCTGTCGTCAGGGAGTGACCTtgacgatgatgaggaggatgagcaggagGACGAAAGTTCTCGGAGGGTGATTGTTGTCACAGAAACAGACGTGGACAAACGTGTTGGGCTGAGAAGTTTGCTGAAGTCCCCCAAGGAACCGATGGACAGAGAAAAGGACAGAGGGCGAAATGTGTCCTtttttgatgatgtcacaatCTATCTTTTTGATCAG GAAACTCCAACTAATGAGTTGAGCAGTTCAGCACCCACTAGTCCAGCCCCAGTGTCGGTCAAAAGCACCAAGTTGGATTTGCGTG